A genomic window from Massilia sp. METH4 includes:
- a CDS encoding ribonucleotide-diphosphate reductase subunit beta has protein sequence MLNWEDDVAKPAAAPVAGQISAEPETTAEQISHRVNAEDKRIINGKTDVNQLVPFKYKWAWDKYLAGCANHWMPQEVNMQRDIELWKNPNGLTEDERRIVKRNLGFFVTADSLAANNIVLGTYRHITAPECRQYLLRQAFEEAIHTHAYQYIVESLGLDEQEIFNAYNEVKSIRDKDQFLIPFIDTLTDPAFTTGTIENDQKLLKSLIVFACLMEGLFFYVGFTQILALGRQNKMTGAAEQYQYILRDESMHCNFGIDLINTIKLENPQLWTPQFRDELKELFMKAVELEYAYAEDTMPRGVLGLNAAMFKGYLRFIANRRAVQIGLEQLFDQDENPFPWMSEMIDLKKERNFFETRVTEYQTGGALSWD, from the coding sequence ATGTTGAACTGGGAAGATGACGTGGCCAAGCCCGCCGCCGCGCCCGTGGCGGGGCAAATCTCCGCCGAGCCGGAAACCACCGCCGAGCAGATCTCGCACCGCGTCAACGCGGAAGACAAGCGCATCATCAACGGCAAGACGGACGTGAACCAGCTGGTGCCGTTCAAGTACAAGTGGGCCTGGGACAAATACCTGGCCGGTTGCGCCAACCACTGGATGCCGCAGGAAGTGAACATGCAGCGCGACATCGAGCTGTGGAAGAACCCGAACGGCCTGACCGAAGACGAGCGCCGCATCGTCAAGCGCAACCTGGGCTTTTTCGTGACGGCCGACTCGCTGGCCGCCAACAACATCGTGCTGGGCACCTACCGCCACATCACCGCCCCGGAATGCCGCCAGTACCTGCTGCGCCAGGCGTTCGAGGAAGCGATCCACACGCACGCCTACCAGTACATCGTGGAATCGCTGGGCCTGGACGAGCAGGAAATCTTCAACGCCTACAACGAAGTCAAATCGATCCGCGACAAGGACCAGTTCCTGATCCCGTTCATCGACACGCTGACCGACCCGGCCTTCACGACCGGCACGATTGAAAACGACCAGAAACTGCTCAAGTCGCTGATCGTGTTCGCCTGCCTGATGGAAGGCCTGTTCTTCTACGTGGGCTTCACGCAGATCCTGGCGCTGGGCCGCCAGAACAAGATGACCGGTGCCGCCGAGCAGTACCAGTACATCCTGCGCGACGAATCGATGCACTGCAACTTCGGCATCGACCTGATCAACACGATCAAGCTGGAAAACCCGCAGCTGTGGACCCCGCAATTCCGCGACGAGCTCAAGGAACTGTTCATGAAGGCCGTCGAGCTGGAATACGCATACGCCGAAGACACGATGCCGCGCGGCGTGCTGGGCCTGAACGCGGCCATGTTCAAGGGCTACCTGCGCTTCATCGCCAACCGCCGCGCCGTGCAGATCGGCCTGGAACAGCTGTTCGACCAGGATGAGAATCCGTTCCCTTGGATGAGCGAGATGATCGACCTGAAGAAGGAGCGTAACTTCTTCGAGACGCGCGTGACCGAGTACCAGACGGGTGGGGCGCTGAGCTGGGATTGA
- a CDS encoding ribonucleoside-diphosphate reductase subunit alpha encodes MQSNQDITTPAASQPAVPASAQPASGLTTAADLGDYRIIRRNGAVVAFEPSKINVAMTKAFLAVQTEKGGPAAASARIRDLAEQLTNNVVNALVRRQPSGGTFHIEDVQDQVELALMRSGEHDVAKAYVLYRAKQMEERRAKKAAAGAPEVAEPQFHVLDNGQRRPLVVQEVRELIDAACSGLEKHVDADAILAETFRNLYDGVPVEELYKSAILAARALMEKDPAYSQVTARILLHTIRKEVFGKETPQAQAAAAYVEYFPQYVAKGIAAELLDPKLAEFDLQKLAKALVADRDLQFGYIGLQTLYDRYFLHVRDVRIEMPQAFYMRVAMGLALNEENREARAIEFYNLLSSFDFMSSTPTLFNSGTLRSQLSSCYLTTVSDDLEGIYDAIKENALLAKFAGGLGNDWTPVRALGAHIKGTNGKSQGVVPFLKVVNDTAVAVNQGGKRKGAVCAYLETWHLDIEEFLDLRKNTGDDRRRTHDMNTANWIPDLFMKRVMEKGEWTLFSPSETPDLHDKVGKAFEQAYLGYEAAAARGEIRVFKKIQALDLWRKMLSMLFETGHPWITFKDPCNIRSPQQHVGVVHSSNLCTEITLNTGPDEIAVCNLGSVNLPAHMKEGKLDHVKLQKTIRTAMRMLDNVIDINYYAVDKARNANMRHRPVGMGVMGFQDCLHMMRVPYASQEAVNFADTSMEAVCYYAYWASTELAEERGQYASYKGSLWDRGILPQDSVKLLAEERGGYLEQDMSSSMDWTPLRERIKQFGMRNSNCVAIAPTATISNIIGVSACIEPTFQNLYVKSNLSGEFTEINSYLVRDLKARDLWDEVMIADLKYFDGSLTKIDRVPQDLRDIYATAFEVSPSWLVEAASRRQKWIDQAQSLNIYMAGASGKKLDETYKLAWLRGLKTTYYLRTIAASHMEKSTTKTGALNAVSPAAVGSLASASATSSAAPAVPTHSAPATVQEVQEGAACYLRPGDAGFEECEACQ; translated from the coding sequence ATGCAATCCAACCAAGACATCACCACCCCAGCAGCATCGCAACCAGCGGTGCCAGCGTCCGCCCAGCCGGCCAGCGGCCTGACCACGGCAGCCGACCTCGGCGACTACCGCATCATCCGTCGCAACGGTGCCGTCGTGGCGTTCGAGCCCTCCAAGATCAACGTCGCCATGACCAAGGCCTTCCTGGCCGTGCAGACGGAAAAGGGTGGCCCCGCCGCCGCGTCCGCGCGCATCCGCGACCTGGCCGAACAGCTGACGAACAATGTGGTGAATGCCTTGGTGCGCCGCCAGCCTTCCGGCGGCACGTTCCATATCGAAGACGTGCAGGACCAGGTGGAACTGGCCCTGATGCGCTCGGGCGAGCACGACGTGGCCAAGGCCTACGTGCTGTACCGCGCCAAGCAGATGGAAGAGCGCCGCGCCAAGAAGGCCGCCGCCGGCGCACCGGAAGTGGCCGAGCCGCAATTCCACGTGCTGGACAACGGCCAGCGCCGCCCGCTGGTGGTGCAGGAAGTGCGCGAGCTGATCGACGCCGCCTGCTCGGGCCTGGAAAAGCACGTCGATGCCGACGCGATCCTGGCCGAGACCTTCCGCAACCTGTATGACGGCGTGCCCGTCGAGGAACTGTACAAGTCCGCCATCCTGGCTGCCAGAGCCCTGATGGAAAAGGACCCGGCTTACTCGCAGGTCACCGCCCGCATCCTGCTGCACACGATCCGCAAGGAAGTCTTCGGCAAGGAAACCCCGCAGGCGCAAGCCGCCGCGGCCTACGTGGAATACTTCCCGCAGTACGTGGCGAAAGGTATCGCCGCCGAGCTGCTGGACCCGAAACTGGCCGAGTTCGACCTGCAGAAGCTGGCCAAGGCCCTGGTGGCCGACCGCGACCTGCAGTTCGGCTACATCGGCCTGCAAACCCTGTACGACCGCTACTTCCTGCACGTGCGCGACGTGCGCATCGAAATGCCGCAGGCGTTCTACATGCGCGTGGCCATGGGCCTGGCCCTGAATGAAGAGAACCGCGAAGCGCGCGCCATCGAGTTCTACAACCTGCTGTCCTCGTTCGACTTCATGTCGTCGACGCCGACGCTGTTCAACTCGGGCACGCTGCGCTCGCAGCTGTCGTCGTGCTACCTGACCACCGTCTCCGACGACCTGGAAGGCATCTACGACGCGATCAAGGAAAACGCACTGCTGGCGAAGTTCGCGGGCGGCCTGGGCAACGACTGGACGCCGGTGCGCGCGCTGGGCGCCCACATCAAGGGCACCAACGGCAAGTCGCAGGGCGTGGTGCCGTTCCTGAAGGTGGTCAACGACACGGCCGTGGCCGTGAACCAGGGCGGCAAGCGCAAGGGCGCCGTCTGCGCCTACCTGGAAACCTGGCACCTGGACATCGAAGAATTCCTCGACCTGCGCAAGAACACGGGCGACGACCGCCGCCGCACGCACGACATGAACACGGCGAACTGGATTCCCGACCTGTTCATGAAGCGCGTGATGGAAAAGGGCGAGTGGACGCTGTTCTCGCCGTCCGAGACGCCGGACCTGCACGACAAGGTCGGCAAGGCATTCGAACAGGCTTACCTGGGCTATGAAGCGGCTGCCGCCCGCGGCGAAATCCGCGTGTTCAAGAAAATCCAGGCGCTGGACCTGTGGCGCAAGATGCTGTCGATGCTGTTCGAGACGGGCCACCCGTGGATCACGTTCAAGGATCCGTGCAACATCCGTTCGCCGCAGCAGCACGTGGGCGTGGTGCACAGCTCGAACCTGTGCACCGAGATCACGCTGAACACCGGCCCGGACGAGATCGCCGTCTGCAACCTGGGTTCCGTGAACCTGCCGGCCCACATGAAAGAGGGCAAGCTGGACCACGTGAAGCTGCAGAAGACGATCCGCACCGCCATGCGCATGCTGGACAACGTCATCGACATCAACTACTACGCCGTGGACAAGGCGCGCAACGCGAACATGCGCCACCGTCCGGTCGGCATGGGCGTGATGGGCTTCCAGGACTGCCTGCACATGATGCGCGTGCCATACGCCTCGCAGGAAGCGGTGAACTTCGCCGATACGTCGATGGAAGCGGTGTGCTACTACGCCTACTGGGCCTCGACCGAGCTGGCCGAAGAGCGTGGACAGTACGCTTCGTACAAGGGTTCGCTGTGGGATCGCGGCATCCTGCCGCAGGATTCCGTGAAGCTGCTGGCCGAAGAACGCGGCGGCTACCTCGAGCAGGACATGTCGTCGTCGATGGACTGGACCCCGCTGCGCGAACGCATCAAGCAGTTCGGCATGCGCAACTCGAACTGCGTGGCGATCGCTCCGACCGCGACCATTTCGAACATCATCGGCGTCTCGGCCTGCATCGAACCGACGTTCCAGAACCTGTACGTGAAGTCGAACCTGTCCGGTGAATTCACCGAGATCAACTCCTACCTGGTGCGCGACCTGAAGGCGCGCGACCTGTGGGACGAGGTGATGATCGCCGACCTGAAGTACTTCGACGGTTCGCTGACGAAGATCGACCGCGTGCCGCAAGACCTGCGCGACATCTACGCCACGGCGTTCGAAGTCTCGCCGAGCTGGCTGGTGGAAGCGGCATCGCGCCGCCAGAAGTGGATCGACCAGGCCCAGTCGCTGAACATCTACATGGCCGGCGCCTCGGGCAAGAAGCTGGACGAAACGTACAAGCTGGCCTGGCTGCGCGGCCTGAAGACCACGTACTACCTGCGCACGATCGCCGCTTCGCACATGGAGAAGTCCACCACGAAGACGGGCGCGCTGAACGCCGTGTCGCCGGCCGCCGTGGGCTCCTTGGCTTCCGCCTCGGCAACGTCGTCTGCCGCCCCGGCCGTGCCGACCCACTCGGCGCCGGCCACGGTGCAGGAAGTGCAGGAAGGCGCCGCATGCTACCTCCGTCCGGGCGATGCGGGCTTCGAGGAATGCGAAGCTTGCCAATAA
- a CDS encoding sigma-54 dependent transcriptional regulator codes for MSSSPRVLVVDDEDDLRDLLEITLLKMGLDVDGAADLRGARALLAAHDYDLVLTDMRLPDGLGLELVREIAASGRNLPVAVVTAFGSAENAVVALKAGAFDYVTKPLQLDQLRVMVQSALKLNAPPGAAAPHPGPVDSRLKGQSAAMQALRAQIARLARSMAPIAITGESGSGKELAAREIHAQGSRADKPFIAVNCGAIPEALMEAEFFGYRKGAFTGAADERDGFFQAANGGTLMLDEVADLPLPMQVKLLRAIQERRVRKIGATAEEPVDVRIVSATHQDLARCVEQGKFRQDLFYRLNVIELSLPPLRERLDDLPVLTDAILARLSAASGQPATLGPGVLDALRGYSFPGNVRELENILERALAFANDGVIDVADLSLKGAKLAEVPAAAPVPGPGPGPASAAAPPVSVPAPAPGSERMPPLPDLSVLPSNLPAYLERVEREIIVRALAQTQYNRTQAAQLLGISFRQLRYQMQKLGIQEPEG; via the coding sequence ATGAGCTCTTCCCCCCGCGTTCTGGTAGTCGATGACGAGGACGACCTGCGCGACCTGCTGGAAATCACGCTTCTCAAGATGGGATTGGACGTGGACGGCGCCGCCGACCTGCGCGGCGCCCGCGCGCTGCTGGCCGCCCATGACTACGACCTGGTGCTGACGGACATGCGCCTGCCGGACGGCCTGGGCCTGGAACTGGTGCGCGAGATCGCCGCCAGTGGCCGCAACCTGCCGGTGGCGGTGGTGACGGCGTTCGGCAGCGCGGAAAACGCCGTGGTGGCGCTGAAGGCGGGCGCCTTCGACTACGTGACCAAGCCCTTGCAGCTCGACCAGCTGCGCGTGATGGTGCAGTCGGCGCTCAAGCTCAATGCGCCGCCTGGCGCCGCCGCGCCGCATCCCGGCCCGGTGGACAGCCGGCTGAAAGGGCAGTCGGCCGCCATGCAGGCGCTGCGCGCGCAGATCGCCCGGCTGGCCCGCTCGATGGCGCCGATCGCCATCACCGGCGAATCGGGCTCGGGCAAGGAACTGGCGGCGCGCGAGATCCACGCGCAAGGTTCACGGGCCGACAAGCCGTTCATCGCCGTGAACTGCGGCGCAATTCCCGAGGCGCTGATGGAGGCCGAGTTCTTCGGTTACCGCAAGGGCGCCTTCACGGGTGCGGCGGACGAGCGCGACGGCTTCTTCCAGGCTGCCAACGGCGGCACGCTGATGCTCGACGAGGTGGCGGACCTGCCGCTGCCCATGCAGGTGAAGCTGCTGCGCGCTATCCAGGAGCGGCGCGTGCGCAAGATCGGCGCCACCGCCGAGGAACCGGTGGACGTGCGCATCGTCAGCGCCACCCACCAGGACCTGGCGCGCTGCGTGGAGCAGGGCAAGTTCCGGCAAGACCTGTTCTACCGGCTGAACGTGATCGAACTGTCGCTGCCGCCGCTGCGCGAGCGGCTCGACGATCTGCCGGTGCTGACCGACGCGATCCTGGCCCGGCTCTCCGCCGCCAGCGGCCAGCCGGCCACCCTGGGCCCCGGCGTGCTGGACGCGCTGCGCGGCTACAGCTTTCCCGGCAATGTGCGCGAGCTGGAAAACATCCTGGAGCGGGCGCTGGCCTTTGCCAACGATGGCGTGATCGACGTGGCCGACCTGTCGCTGAAGGGGGCGAAGCTGGCCGAAGTGCCGGCCGCCGCGCCGGTTCCGGGTCCGGGTCCGGGTCCGGCTTCTGCCGCCGCGCCCCCGGTTTCAGTGCCGGCGCCGGCGCCCGGCAGCGAGCGCATGCCGCCGCTGCCCGACCTGTCCGTGCTGCCGTCGAACCTGCCAGCCTACCTGGAGCGGGTGGAGCGGGAGATCATCGTGCGCGCCCTCGCGCAGACCCAGTACAACCGCACGCAGGCCGCGCAACTGCTGGGGATCAGTTTCCGGCAGTTGCGGTACCAGATGCAGAAGCTGGGGATACAGGAGCCGGAGGGGTAA
- a CDS encoding ATP-binding protein → MIDTATPPPALPRHLPPHLSAAARETFWRSLQTLNATRVVIALVLLVYLSIDSRALTTSGDFLYAQTCAAYLFLAIVFALMAAWWRRRFLVQLLSQVACDLVVISLLYTAAGGLRSGLAILYLFPLAGCAILAPLMLALFCTALASLYMLAESIWRALSGAGDMAVLQAGLYGAAFFAAVLLVNRMAARLIKQEALAAQRGVEIGVQQAVNRLVMSQAGDGIVVVGPDGELLAGNPAARQMLGLAGALGLRLAAMPSLHPIAQAYAHWRANPALHTVYVTIKPYTDPALQELAAAWSARADLAAHLKVRFAAADTMELGTERNVIFLQDVTAIENQAQQLKLASMGRLTASIAHEVRNPLSAIGHANSLLAEDLDSPVHARLVKIIGDNVARVNRMVEDILQLSRKAHPHDEPLALASLVAELKAEFDETQRLDPRVLDISRVSDVTVRFDPVHLRAVLLNLLGNAIRYASRQPSSIRLFVVGVQGRSAELHVQDDGPGISTEVRAHLFEPFYTTSSKGTGLGLYLARELCLNNDAMLDYEYRFDTGPVAVPGSSGRFVITFAQPSREDRP, encoded by the coding sequence GTGATCGATACCGCGACGCCGCCGCCGGCCTTGCCCCGGCATTTGCCGCCGCATTTGTCCGCTGCTGCGCGGGAAACGTTCTGGCGCTCGCTGCAAACGCTGAACGCCACGCGCGTGGTCATCGCCCTGGTGCTGCTGGTCTACCTGAGCATCGACAGCCGCGCTCTGACCACTTCCGGCGACTTCCTGTACGCGCAAACCTGCGCCGCCTACCTGTTCCTGGCGATCGTGTTCGCGCTCATGGCCGCCTGGTGGCGCCGCCGTTTCCTGGTGCAGCTGCTTTCGCAGGTCGCCTGCGACCTGGTCGTGATCTCCCTGTTGTATACAGCGGCCGGGGGCTTGCGCAGCGGCCTGGCGATCCTCTACCTGTTTCCGCTGGCCGGCTGCGCGATCCTGGCGCCGCTCATGCTCGCGCTGTTCTGCACGGCGCTTGCTTCGCTGTACATGCTGGCCGAGAGCATCTGGCGTGCCCTGTCGGGCGCCGGCGACATGGCCGTGCTGCAGGCCGGCCTGTACGGCGCGGCCTTCTTCGCCGCCGTGCTGCTGGTGAACCGCATGGCGGCACGGCTGATCAAGCAGGAGGCGCTGGCGGCGCAGCGCGGGGTCGAGATCGGCGTGCAGCAGGCCGTCAACCGGCTGGTGATGTCGCAGGCCGGGGATGGCATCGTGGTGGTGGGGCCGGACGGCGAACTCCTGGCCGGCAACCCGGCCGCGCGGCAGATGCTGGGGCTGGCCGGCGCGCTGGGCCTGCGGCTGGCCGCGATGCCTTCGCTGCACCCGATCGCGCAAGCCTACGCCCACTGGCGTGCGAATCCAGCCCTCCACACCGTCTATGTGACGATCAAGCCCTACACAGACCCGGCGCTGCAGGAGCTGGCCGCCGCCTGGAGCGCGCGCGCCGACCTGGCCGCCCACCTGAAGGTGCGCTTCGCCGCCGCCGACACGATGGAACTGGGCACCGAGCGCAACGTGATCTTCCTGCAGGACGTGACGGCGATCGAAAACCAGGCGCAGCAACTGAAGCTGGCCTCGATGGGCCGGTTGACCGCCAGCATCGCGCACGAGGTGCGCAATCCGCTGTCGGCGATCGGCCACGCCAATTCGCTGCTGGCCGAAGACCTGGACTCGCCCGTCCACGCGCGGCTGGTCAAGATCATCGGCGACAACGTGGCGCGCGTGAACCGTATGGTGGAAGACATCCTGCAACTGTCGCGCAAGGCGCACCCGCACGACGAGCCGCTGGCGCTGGCGTCGCTCGTGGCCGAGTTGAAGGCCGAGTTCGACGAAACGCAGCGGCTCGACCCGCGCGTGCTCGATATTTCCCGCGTGAGCGACGTGACGGTGCGCTTCGATCCCGTGCACCTGCGCGCCGTGCTGCTCAACCTGCTCGGCAATGCGATCCGCTATGCCAGCAGGCAACCCTCGTCGATCCGGCTGTTCGTGGTCGGCGTGCAGGGCCGCAGCGCCGAGCTGCACGTGCAGGACGACGGTCCCGGCATCTCGACAGAGGTGCGGGCCCACCTGTTCGAACCGTTCTACACTACGTCGTCGAAGGGCACGGGCCTGGGCCTCTACCTGGCGCGGGAGCTGTGCCTGAACAACGACGCGATGCTGGACTACGAATACCGCTTCGACACGGGCCCCGTGGCCGTGCCGGGGTCGTCCGGCCGGTTCGTCATCACGTTCGCGCAACCCTCTCGAGAAGACAGGCCATGA